The following coding sequences are from one Paenibacillus tundrae window:
- a CDS encoding quaternary amine ABC transporter ATP-binding protein, with amino-acid sequence MTILEVKNVSKLFGPQTEQGLQLLEQGWGKEKLAKEKQITVGVNRVNMEIKEGEIFVIMGLSGSGKSTLVRMFNRLIEPTSGEILVHGKDLRKMNKEQLREVRRKTISMVFQKFALFPHRTVLDNVEYGLEVQKVDKEVRREKAKTSLELVGLKGWEDKMPDELSGGMQQRVGLARALANDPEVLLMDEAFSALDPLIRRDMQDELIELQDKMKKTIIFITHDLDEALRIGDRIALMKDGAVVQIGTPEEIMIQPANSYVARFVEDVDLSKVLTASHVMRRPETITLDRGPRVALELMRERGISNLFVIDRSKKLLGVITAEDASRAMRESKTLNDILITDGPTVPPETLIHELFEITSSAHVPLAVVGENGRLQGVIVRGALLGALSGEVAVKEELVNDSQNTTSIVD; translated from the coding sequence ATGACCATACTAGAAGTGAAGAATGTAAGTAAACTGTTTGGCCCCCAAACCGAGCAAGGATTACAATTATTAGAGCAAGGTTGGGGTAAAGAAAAGTTGGCCAAAGAAAAACAGATAACGGTTGGTGTCAATCGGGTCAACATGGAGATCAAAGAAGGCGAGATTTTCGTTATCATGGGCTTATCCGGTAGTGGTAAATCCACGCTGGTTCGTATGTTCAATCGATTAATCGAACCAACATCTGGAGAAATTCTGGTTCATGGCAAAGATTTACGTAAGATGAACAAAGAACAATTGCGCGAAGTACGTCGGAAAACAATTAGCATGGTTTTTCAAAAATTTGCGTTGTTCCCGCACCGTACCGTTCTCGATAATGTGGAGTATGGACTCGAAGTCCAAAAAGTGGACAAAGAAGTTCGACGTGAAAAAGCAAAAACGTCGCTTGAGCTGGTTGGCCTCAAAGGCTGGGAAGACAAAATGCCGGATGAGCTCAGTGGTGGTATGCAGCAGCGTGTAGGTCTTGCTCGTGCGCTTGCCAATGATCCAGAAGTGCTGTTGATGGATGAAGCCTTCAGCGCCCTCGATCCACTGATTCGCCGTGATATGCAGGATGAACTGATTGAGCTTCAGGATAAAATGAAAAAGACGATTATTTTCATTACCCATGACTTGGACGAAGCGCTGCGCATCGGCGATCGTATTGCTCTTATGAAAGATGGAGCCGTCGTGCAGATCGGTACACCGGAAGAAATTATGATTCAACCGGCCAACTCCTATGTGGCCCGCTTCGTCGAAGACGTGGACTTATCCAAAGTCCTTACCGCCTCTCACGTTATGCGTCGCCCAGAAACGATTACACTAGATCGTGGTCCTCGTGTTGCCCTCGAATTAATGCGCGAACGTGGTATTTCCAACCTGTTTGTCATTGACCGTTCGAAGAAATTGCTAGGTGTTATTACGGCTGAAGATGCTTCTCGTGCAATGCGTGAGAGTAAGACATTGAATGACATCCTAATTACGGATGGACCTACCGTGCCACCTGAAACGTTGATTCATGAGTTGTTCGAGATTACAAGTTCTGCCCATGTGCCACTTGCTGTTGTTGGTGAGAATGGCCGTCTGCAAGGTGTTATTGTCCGCGGTGCCCTGCTGGGTGCTCTTAGCGGTGAAGTTGCAGTAAAGGAGGAACTTGTGAATGATTCCCAAAATACCACTAGCATCGTGGATTGA
- a CDS encoding GbsR/MarR family transcriptional regulator, which translates to MGLDHLQEEQQETVLRIRKRVIEAIGRNMDLYGVTLSTGHLYGLLFFADKPMTLDDMGREMEMSKTSMSTGVRTLLDLKMVNKVWSKGSRKDLYEVEYDWHQTFTDYFVIKWRKAVESNLQTLRKSIEELNRLIRDSDEQADAELLQILMEDKKKMLQAEAYYKWLDRLIDTMEDEEIYKLVPREEVQE; encoded by the coding sequence ATGGGCTTGGACCATTTACAAGAAGAGCAGCAGGAAACAGTTCTTAGAATCCGGAAACGCGTCATTGAAGCGATTGGACGTAATATGGATCTATACGGCGTGACGCTGTCCACGGGACACTTATACGGTTTACTTTTTTTTGCGGACAAACCAATGACCCTTGACGATATGGGACGGGAAATGGAAATGAGCAAAACAAGCATGAGTACCGGCGTACGCACCCTGCTGGATCTGAAAATGGTGAATAAAGTATGGAGTAAGGGCTCTCGTAAAGATCTATATGAAGTAGAGTATGACTGGCACCAAACGTTTACAGACTATTTCGTCATTAAATGGAGAAAAGCGGTGGAGAGCAATCTTCAGACCCTGCGCAAATCCATTGAAGAACTAAATCGTTTAATTCGTGACTCGGATGAACAAGCTGACGCGGAGCTACTTCAGATCCTCATGGAGGACAAGAAGAAGATGCTGCAAGCGGAGGCATATTACAAATGGCTTGACCGATTAATTGATACAATGGAAGATGAAGAAATATACAAGCTTGTCCCTCGGGAAGAAGTTCAAGAATAG
- a CDS encoding AraC family transcriptional regulator: protein MTEQISFNNETSSLPLLSSMCRVRRGENFRVNSRAVSRPMLCLVLQGEGLLSLNDELYSATANQLFVIEEGTHVEAISSSNITEFILVSMSTVIVQQIHGEWKMTSVPGLPLHWHTGRILVRQEQQLVARFKQLYDAYRGVTQDHFVSIHSQLHELLQYVSEHRLEANQERVDPALERSIRYMHRFMGDGISMDQLAKIANLTPSSYSRSFKKAKGMSPTDYLNGLRICKAKLQLKQNDCSIKEIAESVGYGNEYYFNRKFKQTVGISPSLYMKQNQLKVATASVLALSEHLSSLGLEPVASVNAWNDREVAEKEFHRQFTTQLDKLRRAKPDLIIADWYHESYVDTLKSIAPTVVLNKVEDWRESYLLIGELVGREKEALSHIKELAFRILETSKHLQTYFANERITLVQVTSQLVRIQGTFDHPLPELLYGELGLQPAQLVPPHQPQSEFLAESTPLLDTDHLLIQRVPTLAASEKVLRRMKQTAGWNRSPAVLHGNVHDIHHWFEICWTPRGQIQIMNELEQIAQQYAAFSQTAWIL, encoded by the coding sequence AAGGGCTTCTGTCCCTTAATGATGAACTCTATTCGGCTACAGCCAATCAACTGTTTGTCATAGAAGAAGGTACACACGTCGAGGCCATCTCCTCGTCCAATATAACGGAATTTATTCTGGTGAGCATGAGCACGGTTATCGTGCAGCAAATCCACGGTGAATGGAAAATGACATCTGTTCCTGGGCTTCCGCTGCATTGGCATACAGGGAGAATACTTGTCCGTCAGGAACAGCAACTCGTGGCACGCTTTAAACAACTGTACGATGCATATCGCGGTGTGACGCAAGATCATTTTGTTAGCATACATAGCCAGCTCCATGAATTGCTCCAGTACGTCTCAGAGCATCGGCTAGAAGCGAATCAAGAACGAGTTGATCCGGCACTCGAGCGTAGTATCCGATATATGCACCGCTTCATGGGAGACGGGATTAGCATGGATCAACTCGCCAAAATTGCCAACCTTACGCCCAGCTCTTATTCTCGAAGCTTCAAAAAAGCAAAGGGCATGTCCCCCACCGATTATCTGAACGGACTTCGGATCTGCAAAGCCAAATTACAATTAAAACAAAATGATTGTTCCATTAAAGAAATCGCAGAATCCGTCGGTTATGGCAACGAATATTATTTCAATCGCAAATTCAAACAAACTGTGGGTATTTCCCCTAGTTTATATATGAAGCAAAATCAATTAAAAGTTGCCACCGCATCGGTGCTTGCCCTGTCTGAACACCTGTCTTCCCTAGGTCTTGAGCCGGTTGCCTCAGTTAATGCATGGAATGACAGAGAAGTCGCTGAAAAAGAATTCCATCGTCAGTTCACTACTCAATTAGATAAACTTCGCAGAGCCAAGCCTGACTTAATCATCGCAGATTGGTACCATGAGTCATATGTGGATACACTCAAAAGCATTGCACCTACTGTGGTGTTGAACAAAGTGGAAGACTGGCGCGAAAGTTATCTTCTAATCGGTGAACTGGTTGGAAGGGAAAAAGAAGCGTTATCTCATATCAAAGAGCTAGCCTTCCGAATCTTGGAGACAAGCAAGCATCTACAGACTTATTTTGCTAATGAGCGTATTACGCTTGTTCAAGTGACATCGCAACTTGTTCGCATACAGGGTACGTTTGATCATCCACTGCCAGAATTGTTATATGGTGAGCTGGGGCTGCAACCTGCACAACTTGTCCCTCCCCATCAACCACAAAGTGAGTTCTTAGCAGAGAGTACCCCATTGCTGGATACAGACCATCTGTTAATTCAACGTGTACCCACCCTTGCTGCCAGTGAGAAGGTGCTGCGGCGAATGAAGCAGACGGCAGGCTGGAACCGCTCACCTGCTGTACTTCATGGTAATGTCCATGACATTCATCATTGGTTTGAGATATGCTGGACACCACGCGGACAGATTCAGATCATGAATGAATTAGAGCAGATTGCCCAGCAGTATGCTGCCTTTTCTCAAACAGCTTGGATTCTATAA